A single genomic interval of Hyphomicrobiales bacterium harbors:
- a CDS encoding MFS transporter — MSVAIETTDRRIVDDATAKRNARILSVGQALGGSGSVVIISTGGIIGHMLAADKSLATLPVSCYILGTALATLPANLLMRRTGRRAGYMIGAGSGAVAALIAAAGIFYGNFWLFSLGALLMGIYWAFIQSYRFAAADTASDLFKAKAISWVLVGGVAAAIIGPQTVIWTKDLVQPFLFLGTFLAVAGLALVGVALMSRIDIPKPPPPMAGDGGRPLSAIVAQRRFIVAAGCGAVSYAIMSLVMTATPVAMVGCGLSTESAALGIQWHVMAMFVPSFFTGNLIARFGKEKVVAAGLMILALAATVALMGLSVWNFWAALVLLGLGWNFGFIGATAMLTDCHLAAERNKVQGMNDFLVFGLNAAASFSSGVLLNVAGWNAVNFIVFPAIVLCLAALVWLAGTRKRPVSA; from the coding sequence ATGTCGGTAGCCATCGAGACAACGGACCGCCGGATCGTCGACGACGCCACCGCGAAACGCAATGCGCGCATTCTCTCCGTCGGCCAGGCGCTCGGCGGCTCGGGCTCCGTCGTCATCATCTCGACCGGCGGCATCATCGGCCACATGCTCGCCGCCGACAAGTCGCTCGCCACCCTGCCGGTCAGCTGCTACATCCTCGGCACGGCGCTGGCGACCTTGCCGGCGAACCTGTTGATGCGCCGCACCGGCCGGCGCGCCGGCTATATGATCGGCGCCGGCAGCGGCGCCGTCGCGGCGCTGATCGCTGCCGCCGGCATCTTCTACGGCAATTTCTGGCTGTTTTCCCTGGGCGCGCTGCTGATGGGCATCTATTGGGCCTTCATCCAGAGCTACCGCTTCGCCGCCGCCGACACGGCGAGCGACCTGTTCAAGGCCAAGGCCATCTCCTGGGTGCTGGTCGGCGGCGTCGCGGCCGCGATCATCGGGCCGCAGACGGTGATCTGGACCAAGGATCTCGTCCAGCCCTTCCTGTTCCTCGGCACGTTCCTGGCGGTCGCCGGCCTCGCCCTCGTCGGCGTGGCGCTGATGAGCCGGATCGACATTCCCAAGCCCCCGCCGCCCATGGCCGGCGACGGCGGCCGGCCGCTTTCCGCCATCGTGGCGCAGCGGCGCTTCATCGTCGCCGCCGGCTGCGGCGCCGTCAGCTACGCCATCATGAGCCTGGTGATGACGGCGACGCCCGTGGCCATGGTCGGCTGCGGGCTTTCCACCGAATCGGCCGCCCTCGGCATCCAGTGGCATGTGATGGCGATGTTCGTTCCGAGCTTCTTCACCGGCAATCTGATCGCCCGCTTCGGCAAGGAGAAGGTGGTCGCCGCCGGTCTGATGATTCTGGCGCTGGCGGCGACCGTCGCGCTCATGGGCCTTTCGGTATGGAACTTCTGGGCGGCGCTGGTTCTGCTCGGCTTGGGGTGGAATTTCGGCTTCATCGGCGCCACCGCCATGCTCACCGACTGCCACTTGGCCGCAGAGCGCAACAAGGTCCAGGGGATGAACGACTTTCTCGTCTTCGGCCTCAACGCGGCGGCCTCCTTCTCCTCCGGCGTGCTGCTCAACGTGGCCGGCTGGAACGCGGTCAATTTCATCGTGTTCCCCGCCATCGTCCTGTGTCTGGCCGCCCTGGTGTGGCTCGCCGGCACCCGGAAGAGGCCGGTTTCCGCGTAG
- a CDS encoding sodium-translocating pyrophosphatase produces MDTAIWLIIACGALSIVYGVWTVQSVMAADAGTPRMQEIAGAIQEGAMAYLTRQYTTIGIAGLVIFVLVAYLLSLPVGIGFLIGAVLSGSAGFIGMLVSVRANVRTCQAASRSLAAGLSIAFRAGAVTGLLVAGLALLGVAGYYAVLTKGLGYGIGDRTLIDALVALGFGASLISIFARLGGGIFTKGADVGGDLVGKVEAGIPEDDPRNPATIADNVGDNVGDCAGMAADLFETYAVTVVATMVLASIFFAGTDMLDAFMLFPLAIGAACVVTSIIGTFFVRLGANQSIMGALYKGFIATAILSLIVLWPVTDWLIGMDTSLTTSRGASFTGRDLYFCGVAGLVVTGLIIWITEYYTGTHFRPVQSIARASLTGHGTNVIQGLAVSMEATALPALVIVAGIIVSFTLAGLYGIAIAVTTMLALAGVVVALDAFGPVTDNAGGIAEMADLPEEVRKTTDALDAVGNTTKAVTKGYAIGSAGLGALVLFAAYTEDLNFFIANTDRFPYFAGVDLDFSLSNPYVVVGLFFGGLLPYLFGGMAMTAVGRAGGAVVEEVRRQFREKPGIMEGTERPDYGRAVDMLTRAAIKEMMIPSMLPVLSPIVVFSVIGLIAGKSAAFSAVGAMLLGVIVTGLFVAISMTAGGGAWDNAKKFIEDGNYGGKGSEAHKAAVTGDTVGDPYKDTAGPAVNPMIKITNIVALLLLAVLAR; encoded by the coding sequence ATGGATACCGCGATTTGGCTGATTATCGCGTGCGGCGCGTTGTCGATCGTCTATGGCGTGTGGACCGTTCAGTCGGTCATGGCGGCGGACGCCGGCACGCCGCGCATGCAGGAGATCGCAGGCGCCATTCAGGAAGGCGCGATGGCCTATCTGACCCGCCAATACACCACCATCGGCATCGCCGGGCTCGTCATTTTCGTGCTCGTCGCCTACCTGCTGTCGCTGCCGGTCGGCATCGGCTTTCTGATCGGGGCCGTGCTCTCGGGCTCGGCCGGCTTCATCGGCATGCTGGTCTCGGTGCGCGCCAATGTGCGCACCTGCCAGGCGGCGAGCCGCAGCCTGGCGGCAGGCCTGTCCATCGCCTTTCGCGCCGGCGCCGTCACCGGCCTTTTGGTCGCCGGCCTGGCGCTGCTCGGCGTTGCCGGCTATTACGCGGTGCTGACCAAGGGGTTGGGCTATGGCATCGGCGACCGGACGCTGATCGACGCCCTGGTGGCACTCGGCTTCGGCGCCTCGCTGATCTCCATCTTCGCCCGTCTCGGCGGCGGCATCTTCACCAAGGGCGCCGACGTCGGCGGCGACCTCGTCGGCAAGGTCGAGGCTGGCATTCCCGAGGACGACCCGCGCAACCCGGCGACCATCGCCGACAATGTCGGCGACAATGTCGGCGACTGCGCCGGCATGGCCGCCGACCTGTTCGAGACCTATGCGGTGACGGTGGTGGCGACCATGGTGCTGGCCTCCATCTTCTTCGCCGGTACCGACATGCTCGACGCCTTCATGCTCTTTCCGCTGGCCATCGGGGCGGCCTGCGTCGTGACCTCCATCATCGGCACCTTCTTCGTCCGGCTCGGCGCCAACCAGTCGATCATGGGCGCGCTCTACAAGGGCTTCATCGCCACCGCCATTCTGTCGCTGATCGTGCTGTGGCCGGTCACCGACTGGCTGATCGGTATGGACACGTCGCTGACCACCAGCCGCGGCGCGAGCTTCACCGGCCGGGATCTCTATTTCTGCGGCGTGGCCGGGCTCGTCGTGACGGGGCTCATCATCTGGATCACCGAATATTACACCGGCACCCATTTCCGCCCGGTCCAGTCGATTGCCCGCGCCTCGCTGACCGGACACGGCACCAACGTCATCCAGGGTCTGGCGGTGTCGATGGAGGCGACCGCGTTGCCGGCGCTGGTCATCGTCGCCGGCATTATCGTCAGCTTCACGCTCGCCGGCCTCTACGGCATCGCCATCGCGGTGACCACCATGTTGGCGCTGGCCGGCGTCGTCGTCGCGCTCGACGCCTTCGGGCCGGTGACCGACAATGCCGGCGGCATCGCCGAAATGGCCGATCTGCCGGAGGAGGTGCGCAAGACCACCGACGCGCTGGATGCGGTCGGCAACACCACCAAGGCGGTGACCAAGGGCTACGCCATCGGCTCGGCGGGGCTCGGCGCGCTGGTGCTGTTTGCCGCCTATACCGAGGACCTCAACTTCTTCATCGCCAATACCGACCGGTTCCCCTATTTCGCCGGCGTCGATCTCGACTTCTCGCTGTCGAACCCCTATGTCGTGGTCGGCCTGTTCTTCGGCGGCCTGCTGCCCTATCTGTTCGGCGGCATGGCCATGACCGCCGTCGGCCGCGCCGGCGGCGCGGTGGTCGAGGAGGTGCGCCGCCAGTTCCGCGAGAAGCCGGGGATCATGGAAGGCACCGAGCGGCCCGACTATGGCCGCGCCGTCGACATGCTGACGCGGGCCGCCATCAAGGAAATGATGATCCCCTCGATGCTTCCGGTATTGTCGCCGATCGTGGTCTTTTCCGTCATCGGCCTGATCGCCGGCAAGTCGGCGGCGTTCTCCGCGGTCGGCGCCATGCTTCTCGGCGTCATCGTCACCGGCCTGTTCGTCGCCATCTCGATGACCGCCGGCGGCGGCGCCTGGGACAATGCCAAGAAGTTCATCGAGGACGGCAATTACGGCGGCAAGGGCTCGGAGGCGCACAAGGCGGCGGTCACCGGCGACACGGTCGGCGATCCCTACAAGGACACCGCCGGACCCGCGGTCAATCCGATGATCAAGATCACCAACATCGTTGCCCTGCTGCTGCTCGCCGTGCTGGCGCGCTAG
- a CDS encoding DUF177 domain-containing protein — protein sequence MTRQQASLPRWPAPIGGLPPTGRMLEIDATPAERRAIAAAYGVKDIASFRAELMLQPYGRDGVRLGGRLAVRLTQTCVVSLRPVEGRIDEEFERRFLPAERIEAPRAGETGARRAKAELVIGPEQQEPPEPLPGETIDVAGVLLEEFALALDPYPRHPDAVLKGATEAGEAGEEDSPFAVLRGRRGGKAE from the coding sequence ATGACGCGACAGCAAGCCTCCCTGCCGCGATGGCCGGCGCCGATCGGCGGTCTGCCGCCGACAGGCCGGATGCTGGAGATCGACGCCACCCCGGCCGAGCGGCGGGCGATCGCGGCGGCCTATGGCGTCAAGGACATCGCCAGCTTTCGGGCGGAACTGATGCTGCAGCCCTACGGCCGCGACGGCGTCCGGCTCGGCGGCCGGCTCGCGGTGCGGCTGACGCAGACCTGTGTCGTATCGCTGCGGCCGGTGGAGGGGCGAATCGACGAGGAATTCGAACGCCGCTTCCTGCCCGCCGAGCGCATCGAGGCGCCGCGGGCAGGAGAGACCGGCGCGCGCAGGGCCAAGGCGGAGCTCGTCATCGGCCCGGAACAGCAAGAGCCTCCGGAGCCTCTGCCCGGCGAAACGATCGATGTCGCAGGCGTGCTCCTGGAGGAGTTCGCGCTGGCGCTCGATCCCTATCCGCGCCACCCCGACGCGGTGCTCAAGGGCGCGACCGAGGCCGGCGAGGCGGGCGAGGAAGACAGTCCGTTCGCGGTTCTGCGCGGCCGCCGCGGCGGCAAAGCCGAGTAG
- a CDS encoding outer membrane protein assembly factor BamE: MGHLASKRVSRGLIAALALGTLISACSAQVTRHGYIAEEGALSQIELGSSREQVRLIMGTPSTTAAIGNEVYFYVSQTKEQVLFLEPEVVDQRVLTFYFADDGRLERIANYGLQDGKVFDFISRTTPTRGDDLTVLRQILGNIGNINPFNP; the protein is encoded by the coding sequence ATGGGTCATCTGGCTTCGAAGAGGGTCAGCCGCGGGCTGATTGCGGCGCTGGCGCTGGGGACGCTCATCTCCGCCTGCTCCGCGCAGGTCACCCGGCACGGCTATATCGCCGAGGAAGGGGCGCTCAGCCAGATCGAGCTCGGCTCGAGCAGGGAGCAGGTGCGCCTCATCATGGGCACGCCGTCGACGACGGCGGCGATCGGCAACGAGGTCTATTTCTACGTCTCCCAAACCAAGGAGCAGGTGCTGTTTCTGGAGCCGGAGGTTGTCGACCAACGGGTGCTGACCTTCTATTTCGCCGATGACGGACGGCTCGAGCGGATCGCCAATTACGGCCTCCAGGACGGCAAGGTGTTCGACTTCATCTCCCGCACCACGCCGACGCGCGGCGACGATCTGACGGTGCTGCGCCAGATCCTTGGCAATATCGGCAATATCAACCCGTTCAACCCCTAA
- a CDS encoding ubiquinol-cytochrome C chaperone family protein, giving the protein MRMPAVLKRLIGARNGTPHLVYGALVAQARKPVFYADLGVPDTPAGRYDMIVLHAFLLFGRLRRNDEERQLAQLVFDAMFVDLDRSLREMGIGDLSVPKKIKRMAEAFYGRVGAYEAAFKDDSMAMMKDAVARNLYAGTDAPSAPAAAIAQYAFAARDHLAGLSLAEIRAADLAFPEPAVTGIPS; this is encoded by the coding sequence ATGCGCATGCCGGCCGTCCTCAAACGTCTCATCGGCGCCCGGAACGGAACTCCACACCTTGTTTATGGCGCCCTTGTGGCGCAGGCCCGCAAGCCGGTCTTCTATGCCGATCTTGGCGTGCCGGATACGCCGGCGGGCCGCTATGACATGATCGTCCTGCACGCCTTTCTCCTGTTCGGGCGGCTGCGGCGCAATGACGAGGAGCGGCAACTCGCGCAACTCGTTTTCGACGCGATGTTCGTCGATCTCGATCGGTCGTTGCGCGAAATGGGCATCGGCGATCTGTCGGTGCCGAAGAAGATCAAGCGCATGGCTGAGGCCTTCTATGGCCGCGTCGGCGCCTATGAGGCCGCATTCAAGGACGATTCGATGGCGATGATGAAGGACGCCGTCGCCCGCAACCTGTATGCCGGGACGGATGCGCCGTCCGCGCCCGCGGCGGCGATCGCGCAATATGCCTTCGCCGCCCGGGACCATCTTGCCGGGCTGAGCCTTGCCGAGATCAGGGCCGCGGACCTGGCCTTTCCGGAGCCCGCAGTGACCGGGATACCGTCATGA
- a CDS encoding riboflavin synthase — translation MFTGIVSDVGVVEGIKARSGGDKRFRIACGYLPASLEVGCSIACAGACLTVVAFTTAGKGAAFDVEVSNETLQMTTLGGWAKGTRVNLERALAMGEELGGHLMTGHVDGIAEIVGRRPDGDSERYLFRAPHRLARYIAGKGSVALDGTSLTVNEVEGDSFGVNLIPHTLNVTTWGERREGDSVNLEIDLIARYVARLMAFET, via the coding sequence ATGTTCACCGGAATCGTCAGCGATGTCGGCGTGGTCGAGGGCATCAAGGCGCGTTCGGGCGGCGACAAGCGCTTCCGGATCGCCTGCGGCTACTTGCCGGCGAGCCTTGAGGTCGGCTGCTCGATCGCCTGCGCCGGCGCCTGCCTGACGGTCGTCGCCTTTACGACCGCCGGGAAGGGGGCGGCCTTCGACGTCGAGGTGTCGAACGAAACCCTGCAGATGACCACGCTCGGCGGATGGGCCAAGGGCACGCGGGTCAATCTGGAGCGGGCGCTGGCGATGGGGGAAGAGCTTGGCGGCCATCTGATGACCGGCCATGTCGACGGCATCGCCGAGATCGTCGGCCGCCGCCCGGACGGCGATTCGGAGCGCTACCTGTTCCGTGCTCCCCATCGTCTGGCGCGCTATATTGCCGGCAAGGGGTCGGTGGCGCTCGACGGCACCTCGCTCACCGTCAACGAGGTGGAGGGCGACAGCTTCGGCGTCAATCTGATCCCGCATACGCTTAACGTCACCACCTGGGGGGAGCGCCGGGAAGGAGACAGCGTCAATCTGGAGATCGACCTCATCGCCCGCTACGTGGCGCGGCTGATGGCGTTCGAGACCTGA
- the plsX gene encoding phosphate acyltransferase PlsX translates to MPEPVIIALDAMGGDHGPEVVIPGADIALSRRPDTHFKLFGDEAAISPILKAHPRVAAACEVVHTDIVVRMDDKPSQALRRGRRRSSMWLALEAVKNGEAHVAVSAGNTGALMAMARFSLRTLAGIDRPAIAAIWPTLRGESIVLDVGATIGADAQQLVDCALMGEAMARALFGLDRPTVGLLNIGVEEIKGLEDVRAAHQLLRDSHLPMDYKGFVEGDDLGRGSVDVVVTEGFAGNIALKTAEGTAQQIAQYLKNAMNRTLLARIGYLLASGAFKALKEKMDPRRSNGGVFLGLNGIVIKSHGGTDAEGFASAVGLGYEMVRNGLLEKIVADLGDYHRERRSPASRGAGSVAS, encoded by the coding sequence ATGCCCGAACCGGTTATCATAGCGCTTGACGCCATGGGCGGCGATCATGGGCCCGAGGTCGTCATTCCGGGCGCCGACATCGCGCTTTCGCGGCGCCCCGACACGCACTTCAAGCTATTTGGCGACGAGGCGGCGATTTCGCCGATCCTCAAGGCGCATCCGCGTGTTGCCGCGGCCTGCGAGGTCGTCCATACCGATATCGTCGTGCGCATGGACGACAAGCCGAGCCAGGCGCTGCGCCGCGGCCGCCGGCGCTCCAGCATGTGGCTGGCGCTCGAGGCGGTGAAGAACGGCGAGGCCCACGTCGCCGTCTCCGCCGGCAATACCGGCGCGCTGATGGCAATGGCCCGGTTTTCCCTGCGGACGCTGGCCGGCATCGACCGTCCGGCCATCGCCGCGATCTGGCCGACCTTGAGGGGCGAGAGCATCGTTCTCGACGTCGGCGCGACGATCGGCGCCGACGCCCAGCAGCTCGTCGATTGCGCGCTCATGGGCGAGGCCATGGCGCGGGCCTTGTTCGGTCTCGATCGGCCGACGGTGGGCCTGCTCAACATCGGCGTCGAGGAGATCAAGGGACTGGAGGATGTGCGCGCGGCGCATCAATTGCTGCGCGATTCCCACCTGCCGATGGACTATAAGGGCTTCGTCGAAGGCGACGATCTCGGCCGCGGCAGCGTCGACGTGGTCGTCACCGAAGGCTTTGCCGGCAACATCGCGCTGAAGACGGCGGAGGGCACCGCCCAGCAGATCGCTCAATATCTGAAGAATGCGATGAACCGCACGCTGCTTGCCCGGATCGGCTATCTGCTCGCCTCGGGCGCCTTTAAGGCCTTGAAAGAAAAGATGGATCCGCGCCGATCGAATGGCGGCGTGTTCCTCGGCCTGAACGGCATCGTGATCAAGAGCCACGGCGGCACCGACGCGGAAGGATTTGCGAGCGCGGTCGGACTGGGCTACGAGATGGTACGCAATGGTCTGTTGGAGAAGATCGTCGCGGATCTGGGGGACTATCACAGGGAACGCCGATCTCCGGCGTCTCGAGGGGCTGGTTCGGTAGCGTCGTGA
- the ribD gene encoding bifunctional diaminohydroxyphosphoribosylaminopyrimidine deaminase/5-amino-6-(5-phosphoribosylamino)uracil reductase RibD → MTSPAEDARLMAAALRLGRRGLGRTRPNPAVGCLIVRAGAEGPEIVGRGWTRPGGRPHAEAEALKEAGAAARGATLYVTLEPCAHDGKKPPCAEAIVAAGLARVVSALEDPDPRTAGKGHARLGAAGIAVAEGVLEAEGREAHIGHVLRVTEGRPFVQLKLAHSRGGFISGPGRKHVRITGEAAQGWVHRMRAEADAILVGSGTVAADDPRLTCRLPGAEHRSPIRVVLDTTLTISPTAKLIATAREVPTWVICTEQAAAERRKALERAGAEIITVSADPESRVPLKPALKALAERGITRVLAEGGARVAAGLVGADLADEIVLIEGARPVARGGLLAFLDAGPELPRTMPGFILADEFALGEDLLRRYARQE, encoded by the coding sequence ATGACGAGTCCCGCCGAAGACGCCCGCCTGATGGCGGCGGCCCTGCGCCTCGGCCGGCGCGGGCTCGGCCGCACCCGGCCGAACCCCGCCGTCGGCTGCCTGATCGTGCGCGCGGGCGCTGAGGGGCCCGAAATCGTTGGGCGCGGCTGGACCAGGCCCGGCGGCAGGCCGCACGCCGAGGCCGAGGCCCTTAAGGAGGCCGGCGCCGCGGCCCGCGGCGCGACGCTTTATGTGACGCTCGAGCCCTGCGCCCATGACGGAAAGAAGCCGCCCTGCGCCGAGGCGATTGTCGCCGCCGGCCTCGCCCGCGTGGTGAGCGCGCTTGAGGACCCCGACCCGCGCACGGCCGGCAAGGGCCATGCCCGCCTCGGGGCGGCCGGGATCGCGGTCGCCGAAGGCGTGCTCGAGGCGGAGGGGCGGGAGGCTCATATCGGCCATGTCCTGCGGGTCACCGAGGGCCGGCCCTTCGTGCAGCTCAAGCTTGCCCATTCGCGCGGCGGCTTTATTTCCGGGCCGGGGCGCAAGCACGTGCGCATCACCGGCGAGGCGGCGCAGGGCTGGGTGCACCGCATGCGGGCGGAGGCCGACGCGATCCTCGTCGGCTCCGGCACGGTCGCCGCCGACGACCCGCGGCTCACCTGCCGGCTGCCGGGAGCGGAACACCGTTCGCCCATCCGGGTCGTGCTCGATACGACGCTGACAATCTCGCCCACCGCCAAGCTCATCGCCACCGCGCGGGAGGTGCCGACCTGGGTGATCTGCACCGAACAGGCGGCAGCGGAGCGGAGAAAGGCGCTGGAACGGGCCGGCGCCGAAATCATCACCGTTTCCGCCGACCCGGAAAGCCGGGTTCCGCTCAAACCCGCGCTGAAAGCGCTCGCCGAGCGGGGCATCACCCGGGTCCTCGCCGAGGGCGGGGCGCGGGTCGCGGCCGGACTCGTCGGCGCCGACCTTGCCGACGAGATCGTGCTGATCGAGGGCGCCCGACCCGTCGCCCGTGGCGGCCTTTTGGCCTTTCTCGACGCCGGGCCGGAACTGCCGCGGACGATGCCCGGATTCATCCTTGCAGACGAGTTCGCCCTGGGCGAAGACCTGCTGCGGAGATACGCAAGGCAGGAGTGA
- the nrdR gene encoding transcriptional regulator NrdR, with product MRCPYCGSNETQVKDSRSSEDGAAIRRRRLCSDCGGRFTTFERVQLRELTVVKKNGRRVPFDRDKLMRSLQIALRKRDVEPERIERMVSGIVRRLENMGESELPSSAIGHLVMEALKTLDDVAYVRFASVYKNFREAKDFEALLGELTGAEPPAGKGGDNDDDL from the coding sequence ATGCGCTGCCCCTATTGCGGCTCCAACGAGACCCAGGTCAAGGATTCACGCTCCAGCGAGGACGGCGCCGCCATCCGCAGGCGCCGCCTGTGCTCCGACTGCGGCGGCCGCTTCACCACCTTCGAGCGGGTGCAGCTGCGCGAGCTGACGGTGGTGAAGAAGAACGGCCGGCGCGTGCCCTTCGACCGCGACAAGCTGATGCGCTCGCTGCAGATCGCGCTGCGCAAGCGCGACGTGGAGCCGGAGCGCATCGAACGCATGGTCAGCGGCATCGTCCGCCGGCTGGAGAATATGGGCGAAAGCGAGCTGCCGTCTTCGGCCATCGGGCACCTGGTCATGGAAGCGCTGAAGACGCTCGACGACGTGGCCTATGTGCGCTTCGCCTCGGTCTACAAGAATTTCCGCGAGGCCAAGGATTTCGAGGCGTTGCTGGGCGAATTGACCGGGGCCGAGCCGCCGGCCGGCAAGGGCGGCGACAATGATGACGATCTGTGA
- the ribH gene encoding 6,7-dimethyl-8-ribityllumazine synthase, protein MAKRAPRLLIIEARFYEVIADELARGAIAALEAAGAKFERVAVPGVLETPAALACAVEAGRHDGYVMLGCVIRGETGHYDIVAVQSARAIMDLAVKHRLALGNGILTVENRDQAWVRARVSKGDKGGMAARAALAMIEVKAKLEKAK, encoded by the coding sequence ATGGCGAAAAGGGCACCAAGACTGCTGATCATCGAGGCGCGCTTCTACGAGGTCATCGCCGACGAGCTGGCGCGCGGCGCCATCGCGGCGCTCGAGGCGGCGGGCGCGAAATTCGAGCGCGTCGCGGTGCCCGGGGTGCTGGAGACGCCGGCGGCGCTCGCCTGCGCGGTCGAGGCCGGCCGCCATGACGGCTATGTCATGCTCGGCTGCGTCATCCGCGGCGAGACGGGCCATTACGACATCGTCGCGGTGCAGTCGGCGCGCGCGATCATGGATCTTGCGGTCAAACATCGGCTGGCGCTCGGCAACGGCATTCTGACGGTGGAGAACCGGGATCAGGCCTGGGTCCGGGCGCGCGTCAGCAAGGGCGACAAGGGGGGCATGGCGGCGCGCGCGGCGCTGGCCATGATCGAGGTCAAGGCTAAGCTGGAGAAGGCAAAGTGA
- the nusB gene encoding transcription antitermination factor NusB: protein MTGRPRPARGERAKARSLARLGAIQALYQMDLAETDLADICAEFEAHRLGRDADGKEIGPADAAFFRDLVAGVVREQRKLDPDIDRHLAEGWRLTRIDSTLRAILRAGAYELGFRRDVPVRVVLDQYVELAHAFFDGEEPGVVNGVLDAIARRVRADEFAA from the coding sequence GTGACCGGTCGGCCGAGACCTGCGCGCGGCGAACGCGCAAAGGCCCGGTCCCTGGCCCGCCTTGGCGCCATCCAGGCGCTCTATCAGATGGACCTCGCCGAAACCGACTTGGCCGACATCTGCGCCGAGTTCGAGGCCCATCGGCTGGGCCGCGACGCCGACGGCAAGGAGATCGGACCGGCCGATGCCGCCTTCTTCCGCGACCTCGTCGCCGGCGTGGTGCGCGAGCAGCGCAAGCTCGACCCGGACATCGACCGGCACCTCGCCGAGGGCTGGCGGCTGACGCGCATCGATTCAACCCTGCGCGCGATCCTGCGCGCCGGCGCCTATGAGCTCGGCTTTCGCCGCGACGTGCCGGTGCGCGTGGTGCTCGACCAGTATGTCGAGCTGGCGCACGCCTTCTTCGACGGCGAGGAGCCGGGCGTCGTCAACGGCGTGCTCGACGCCATCGCCAGGCGTGTGCGGGCCGACGAGTTCGCGGCATGA
- the thiL gene encoding thiamine-phosphate kinase — protein MKRKGQGTARPGESEIIARYFAPLAAAPGARGLIDDAASLGVPAGRELVLTVDAIIAGVHMPADEAPGAVARKALRVNLSDLAAKGAEPIGYLIVLALPDDWTPAWLTDFSAALAADQAAFGLSLYGGDTVRTPGPLTVSITAFGHVAKGRMVERGAARPGDCVFVSGSMGDAALGLALRREPRAARRWGLTQEEVEFLLDRYQCPRPRLELRAALAAGASAAMDVSDGLVGDLEKMCRAAGLAAHIESGRVPLSEPARKAVAAAPQLLARILTGGDDYEILAAVSEPKRSIFAENAARTGIPITEIGSFASGAPGVSVTGPDGRPMSFARSSYAHF, from the coding sequence ATGAAGCGCAAAGGGCAGGGGACGGCGCGCCCCGGCGAGAGCGAGATCATCGCCCGCTATTTCGCCCCGCTCGCCGCCGCCCCCGGCGCCCGCGGCCTCATCGACGACGCCGCCTCGCTCGGTGTGCCCGCCGGCCGCGAGCTGGTGCTGACCGTCGATGCCATCATCGCCGGCGTGCATATGCCGGCGGACGAGGCGCCCGGCGCCGTCGCCCGCAAGGCGCTGAGGGTCAATCTCTCCGACCTTGCCGCCAAGGGGGCGGAACCGATCGGCTATCTCATCGTGCTGGCGCTTCCCGACGATTGGACGCCGGCCTGGCTGACGGATTTCTCGGCCGCGCTTGCCGCCGATCAGGCGGCTTTCGGGCTCAGCCTCTATGGCGGCGACACGGTGCGCACGCCGGGGCCGCTGACGGTCTCGATTACCGCCTTCGGCCACGTTGCCAAGGGGCGGATGGTCGAGCGCGGCGCGGCCAGGCCCGGCGACTGCGTCTTCGTTTCCGGCTCGATGGGCGATGCGGCGCTGGGACTTGCCCTGCGCCGGGAGCCGCGGGCCGCCCGCCGCTGGGGGCTTACGCAGGAAGAGGTGGAATTTCTGCTCGACCGCTATCAATGCCCGCGCCCGCGCCTCGAGCTTCGCGCAGCGCTTGCCGCAGGCGCCTCGGCGGCGATGGACGTCTCCGACGGCCTCGTCGGCGATCTGGAGAAAATGTGCCGCGCAGCAGGCCTTGCCGCGCATATCGAAAGCGGCCGGGTGCCGCTTTCCGAGCCCGCGCGCAAGGCCGTCGCGGCCGCGCCGCAGCTTTTGGCGAGGATCCTCACCGGTGGCGACGATTACGAGATTTTGGCCGCCGTTTCGGAGCCGAAACGATCAATCTTTGCGGAAAACGCCGCCCGGACCGGCATTCCGATCACCGAAATCGGCAGCTTTGCATCAGGCGCGCCGGGCGTTTCCGTCACCGGCCCTGACGGCAGGCCCATGTCCTTCGCGCGCAGCTCCTATGCGCATTTTTGA